A DNA window from Candidatus Sulfidibacterium hydrothermale contains the following coding sequences:
- a CDS encoding sugar-binding protein — MVPRKYTCYYTAQPVKVDGKLDDKAWLDAPWSENFGDIVSGVSAPERQFTRFKMVWDSNYCYIAACLSESHLWGTLHRHDDTIYHDNDFEVFVDPDGDGLDYDELEINVLGTVMDLRMPKPYNQGGKADLSWDFKGLKSAVLVYGTVDHPADTDSRWTVELAIPWKSFTHGGLPKNGAVWRFNFSRVEWPLSVEKGTYTKQKNQQTGKVYPEKNWTWSPQGAVNMHIPQKWGYVRFVRRNPPAVVPEFWVWSVAHRDWNTQKWQSELEKLKDVGITGLLLKADTATLHKVALLAVCYGIQVHAWYITMNNPKAPAAWLSVNEQGKSLAEQKAYVDYYKFMCPGLPAVRQYLKQQMSKLMAVKGISGIHFDYIRYVDVILPKKLQPKYHLKQKDIMPPFDYGYHPYMRSMFRAKYGRDPLSLSDPLHDTAWLHFRLKVLDSTVIQLRNQIEKQGLKTSAAVFPTPSMSRRMVRQDWDSWHLNYYFPMAYHNYYGKKYAWLKKVSSVDKKAVGDSSKVFIGLFLPALKKSHQMTKAMKAAFKGGADGVAFFRLGVLDESMLKQIADFQKKRNRAGRKMKE; from the coding sequence ATGGTTCCGCGAAAATACACCTGTTATTATACCGCTCAACCGGTAAAAGTGGATGGAAAACTGGATGATAAAGCCTGGCTGGACGCTCCCTGGTCAGAGAATTTTGGAGATATTGTTTCCGGAGTTTCTGCTCCGGAGCGTCAGTTTACCCGTTTTAAAATGGTGTGGGATAGTAATTATTGTTATATCGCAGCGTGTCTTTCCGAGTCGCATTTGTGGGGTACGTTGCATCGGCATGATGATACGATTTACCATGATAATGATTTTGAAGTTTTTGTGGATCCGGATGGCGACGGATTGGATTATGATGAGTTAGAGATCAATGTGTTGGGAACCGTGATGGATTTGCGAATGCCCAAGCCTTACAATCAGGGCGGAAAAGCAGATTTATCCTGGGATTTTAAAGGATTGAAATCGGCTGTTTTGGTTTATGGTACGGTGGATCATCCGGCGGATACCGATAGCCGCTGGACTGTTGAACTGGCTATTCCGTGGAAGAGTTTTACTCATGGCGGATTACCGAAAAACGGAGCCGTGTGGCGGTTTAATTTTTCAAGAGTGGAATGGCCACTTTCTGTAGAAAAAGGAACATATACAAAACAAAAAAATCAGCAAACCGGTAAAGTTTATCCGGAAAAAAACTGGACATGGTCGCCCCAGGGAGCTGTAAATATGCATATTCCACAGAAATGGGGGTATGTACGGTTTGTTCGTCGAAATCCTCCGGCTGTTGTTCCTGAATTCTGGGTTTGGTCGGTGGCGCATCGGGATTGGAATACTCAAAAATGGCAAAGCGAATTGGAGAAATTGAAAGATGTGGGTATTACCGGCTTGCTGCTTAAAGCGGATACGGCTACGTTGCACAAAGTGGCCCTTTTGGCCGTTTGTTATGGTATTCAGGTGCATGCCTGGTATATTACGATGAATAATCCAAAGGCCCCAGCTGCATGGCTATCGGTGAACGAGCAGGGAAAATCGCTGGCAGAGCAAAAAGCGTACGTGGATTATTACAAATTTATGTGTCCGGGGCTGCCTGCTGTTCGGCAATATCTAAAACAGCAAATGAGTAAGCTGATGGCTGTAAAGGGAATCAGCGGAATCCATTTTGATTATATCCGATACGTAGATGTGATTCTGCCTAAAAAACTACAACCGAAATATCATTTAAAACAAAAAGATATTATGCCGCCATTTGACTATGGCTATCATCCTTATATGCGTAGCATGTTTCGTGCAAAATACGGGAGAGATCCTTTGTCTCTTTCTGATCCCCTTCACGATACTGCCTGGCTTCATTTCCGGTTAAAAGTACTGGATTCCACGGTTATTCAGTTGAGAAATCAAATTGAAAAACAAGGATTAAAAACGAGTGCAGCAGTATTCCCCACACCTTCCATGTCGCGGCGTATGGTGCGGCAGGACTGGGACAGCTGGCATTTGAATTATTATTTCCCTATGGCTTATCATAATTATTACGGAAAAAAATATGCCTGGTTGAAAAAGGTTTCTTCTGTTGATAAAAAGGCGGTAGGAGACAGCAGTAAAGTTTTTATTGGCCTGTTTTTACCTGCGTTGAAGAAAAGTCATCAGATGACCAAAGCCATGAAAGCAGCTTTTAAAGGCGGAGCGGATGGTGTGGCTTTTTTCCGTTTAGGGGTTTTAGATGAGTCGATGTTAAAACAAATTGCTGATTTTCAGAAAAAAAGAAATCGAGCAGGGCGCAAAATGAAGGAGTGA
- a CDS encoding ROK family transcriptional regulator, whose protein sequence is MPLFEHGDFLSELTRVELKKHFQKKRIVRALYLHGPLSIAEITHYIEVSTPTMQGLLDELIEENIVKSPGTGSSKGGRRPTLYGLRRKAFYVLSIDIGTHSTRYTIFDSANKKVMPVQEIPLLLQNDMSSVNAIYEAATELVKASKINPEHIVGVGIDMPGLVEREKGINHSLFNFDEPIADIFSRLFKKPVVIENDAQAKALAEFRFGKAVGKKHVLVIQIGWGVGMGMILNSKPYYGARGFSGEFAHIPMVDEKGILCSCGMRGCLETVSSGAALRRYAIEGIEAGEMTLIREMTGGKYEKITPRLIIEAAHSGDQFAIGILSKVGFDLGKGIASLVQILNPEMIILAGRLAEAGSYLVTSVNQGLQQYSFAIIREDLEITLSKLAEDASLLGNVISLLEMVFEN, encoded by the coding sequence ATGCCTCTATTTGAACATGGTGATTTTTTAAGCGAACTGACGCGAGTGGAATTAAAGAAACATTTCCAAAAGAAGCGTATTGTCCGGGCTTTATACTTGCACGGGCCGCTGAGCATTGCGGAAATAACCCACTACATTGAGGTAAGTACGCCTACCATGCAAGGATTACTGGACGAACTAATTGAAGAAAACATTGTAAAATCACCAGGCACAGGATCATCAAAAGGCGGACGCCGTCCTACACTTTACGGACTACGGCGTAAAGCTTTTTACGTTTTATCCATTGACATCGGAACCCATTCTACCCGTTATACGATTTTCGACAGTGCCAATAAAAAAGTGATGCCGGTACAAGAAATTCCGTTGCTTTTGCAAAATGACATGTCATCGGTCAATGCCATTTATGAGGCTGCCACCGAACTGGTAAAAGCATCAAAAATTAATCCGGAACACATTGTTGGCGTGGGCATTGATATGCCAGGGCTGGTAGAAAGGGAAAAAGGAATCAATCACAGCTTATTTAATTTTGACGAACCCATTGCTGATATTTTCAGCCGATTGTTTAAAAAACCCGTCGTTATTGAAAACGACGCACAAGCCAAAGCGCTGGCGGAATTCCGGTTTGGGAAAGCCGTAGGGAAAAAACACGTATTGGTAATTCAAATCGGCTGGGGTGTAGGAATGGGAATGATTTTAAACAGCAAACCGTACTATGGAGCACGGGGATTTTCCGGCGAGTTTGCCCATATACCTATGGTAGACGAAAAAGGGATATTGTGCAGTTGCGGTATGCGCGGTTGTCTCGAAACCGTTAGCTCGGGTGCTGCCTTGCGGCGTTATGCCATCGAAGGAATAGAAGCCGGAGAAATGACTCTTATCCGGGAAATGACGGGGGGGAAATACGAAAAAATCACGCCCCGGCTAATCATCGAAGCAGCCCATTCGGGTGATCAGTTTGCTATTGGCATCCTTTCAAAAGTGGGTTTTGACCTGGGCAAAGGAATTGCTTCGCTGGTACAGATTCTGAATCCTGAAATGATTATTCTGGCAGGGAGACTTGCCGAAGCAGGTTCATATCTTGTGACTTCTGTCAATCAAGGCCTACAACAATATTCTTTTGCCATTATCCGCGAAGACCTGGAAATCACCCTGAGTAAACTGGCAGAAGATGCCAGCCTTCTGGGAAACGTTATTAGTTTGCTTGAAATGGTATTTGAAAATTAA